Within Crassostrea angulata isolate pt1a10 chromosome 2, ASM2561291v2, whole genome shotgun sequence, the genomic segment tacatatttccgacagcgatatcaaactctatttaaactgaataaactcgagaaaatgccgagcatctcaacaaaacctattgcattaatctaccattacgcagtatataatgccgaattaccgatagaatgaattgtatttcagtacttttttgatacatcagattttgcttaatttgcgcaggtaaacagttaactgtttgatttaccgaagtctctgtttgatttgatacgtaaaaatcacgaaatacagacgatagttcccaggttacaaagcataaataatgaaaacgaaacgaaaatcagaacaagctaacaccaacgtcatgtgtgaaaactttcaacgcgttgaaatatttagcctcaatttactacacaaaatcggcaccaatatattttgtatgtttcaaaaatttcccatCATttgcgaactgttgcacaacaagcaaattcatcatagtcagatcgaccctttttcgtataatgtcatggctgctttaaacaaagaacctcgttttagatgtatggaatacgagacttggtaaaatgggtacgcaaacccgggccgtggcaaaataaaagccggggcagatcggcaatcgtcaattccaaatacgcattattttgcagcaatatttacagcaaatacaaatatactggtccatcatatatcctgaaattttaatgagattggcagattaataactgccaatcttttgttttgcccaggccaagtcttgtccacccattttaccggatgccgaatccgaagctattaaactgattgaaacacgcctttcctttattattattttcgtaataactcagatttgaaacagaattagaccttaatttttgcaatttatattttccttcccataaggataatttatgctaaactacgttgaattggaatcagtagttcttgagaagaagattttttaaaatgcacccccctttttctacagtttcaatgttttctcagctttgaatacagatcggacttttatttctgcaatttatattcgccctcccataaggatgctttgtgccaaatttggttgaaattggataagcggttttagagaagaagttcaaaatgtaaaaagtttacagacggacagacagacggacggacggactaaCTTTAGTAATTTAAGAGCTCACATTATTATGAGCTTTTTTTGACCCTCATTTTGTGGGTTATTTTTTGATTTCTAACTTTCAGCAGTTACGAGATTAGTTTCTGTCCATAGTTTatgatgtttttttgtttactgaTTAAgggttcattttattttttatatacctAAGTACTCTGCTTTGACGCTGGTGGCAAAAACTTCAAATGCCTTGCTTTGATTACAGAAGAAGTTTTAAATCCCTgaaaattactcattttctttcAAGTTCAAGagacataactctgtcaaaaatcatcGAACTGGAACCAAATTAGTTGACCtgtattttctaataaaataaCCTTATATGATATATCAACTTTGTATAtgcattatttcaaaagttatagaGTGGAAACTTAGAATTTCCCATACTTTCCTATGTTGAAGAGGCAAAACTCAATCAACAGACCGACACCAAATTCAAACCCAACCTGTATTTTCTTGTAAATAACCTACATATCAAATATCAGCTTTATACATTCATCCCTTTAAATGTTGGAGAGCAGAAACTGagaatttctcattttttttctaagttcaaGAGGCATCATCAACTGCCTGTTGCCCAATCCTGTTGTTCAATCAATATGTTTCAACTCTGCACACTTGACAGGTCCGATTATAATCCATAATAAACAGGGACATTAcgcatatataacaaaaaagaaatataaaaaacaatcattttattGCATGAACAAAACTAGTTCGAACATTACATCAAAGCATCTGCCCTGGGTGAAATAAAAGAGGTCAATCAAGAGGCAAAATTCTTTTCTGACTTGAGACATTCCTTGTTAAAATTGCAAcaattaactttaaaataatagTCAAAATCTGTTCCTCTTATCTGAGCATAATTAGAACCAGCAAGAGATACAGGTAGTGAAATGTGTCACGTTGCACAAACACAAGAATTATCTCACATGGCACTTTCTAAGTAATACTCTAAATGGTCATGacacatgaataaaaaaatatgcaagCATGAACAAGCATGAACTACTGATATAAGCTAAGACAGCAGGTAAGTTAAACACTGCATCTCCAtaacaaatctattttttaGAACACTGTAGTATTTTGTTTACACAAACACAAGACCTCTGAATAGGTTTGGACACAGATAGTTAAATGTGCATATCAAACTTTTTAAGGTAAGttaagaactttaaaaaaagaagatgaagtAACAATGAATGAACAGTGAAAGGCGGTCAAGGCAAAACATTATAGTTTGAATATACATAATACAAAATGTCTCttctattataaaaaaaaaaccctccaaACAAAAGTTAAACATGTAAAGCAGGAATTCTATCCAAGAATAatgatcaaaacaaaaacagaaataagcatatttagaaaatattatataaatagtgcccgttttggagggtaacagttgaaattgacaccctgagacaaccattgtcaaccgacgcgaagcggaggttgacaatggtattcgatgggtgtcaatttcaactgctatcctcccaaacaggcactatttattttgttatactgaatgtcttaatttttaagaaaattttactgcttttatataggaataacgtgaattctacagcgaaccgtacgcgcataattttagcgcatgcttcgcgtcggttgacaatggttttctcggggtgtcaatttcaactgttaccctcccaaacaggcactaattatataatgttacccgttgctaagtgcgttgctaacgctgagggtaatagaaaagattatgaactgcgtcttaaccaatcagatttcagtattttacatgaaagtataacaattataTATGGTTATACTGAAtgacttaattttaaagaaaattttactgttttatatagaaatgaagtgaattctacggcgaactgtaagcgcataatttacgcgcatgtaacaattcattgtgttacctgttgccaagtgtgttgctaacgctgagggtaatagaacggattaccaactgcatctaaaccaatcagatttcagtatttaacatgaaagtataataatacacattatcaaatttttgttgttattgaCACTATTGTGAACTAATAAAACCACGGTTGTATTTATACTAATTTTTCTTTGCATCTACATAAACTCTTACTAGTCAAGAATATATTTGTTAATTCCCGAAAAAATACCAATAATTCAATCCAGAATGCAATAAACAAATtaagacaaaacaaaaaaaaaattacataaacttTCTTGTGCCAAcatttgcataaaaataaacacgTTAACCATAGGTATGcaattaataaaatgtaatgttttcttGTCTTTGATAGTTTAAAATATTAGCAAAGACCAATAAACCTTTGTCTCTTAAGATCAAGCAAAATGCAACTTGAAATTGTCAAGTAACAATGCTACTGttacacaaactttcttttgaaACCTTCAACTAACAAATTGTACATATAAGTACTGTACCTTTCTTCCATTTAAGATTCATTCCTAACAATAgctttcaaaatatcaaaactgaacatgtacataacaagtacctttttgaaaatgtccacacactaaaacattctttctgaATGTATAACTATAGAGGATTCATTCTAAcaacttttttcttaattgtgtcCCACTTTCTGTACTGAATTTTTCctccattttttttactttgttcaATAGCGTATTTACAGGCCTTCATTCCAGGGCATTTCTTTCCAATGTATTCTGAAAGATATTCCCGCAATTCCTGTTCTTCATCTTTTGACCACTGAACACGAGtaactaaaaatagaaatttaaaacagtttgatAATTTCTtctacaaaacattttaagtgAAGCAATATTTATTTACTAAGTAAAATATACAGCCCAGTTAAGGATCTATATATTCATCCtctcattatttttttcctggaaaaacccttaattacaaaaaatcattataccTTTATTCGTGGACCTTCGGCCAAAGTCATTGTCTAAAACTGAAACAATAGGATTTtctgaaagagaaaaaaatcgatatataaaataaaaggacATTGACAATAAAATCATACATCTTGACAATTTCAATTTGTTACCTGATGTTGCATCTAACGCATCTACATGATCATTGCTTTCATCATTGGTATCTACTAGATCATTGCTGTCATTAGTGGTGTCTGAATCACCAAGGATATCTAAAAAGaattcatcaaaatttacaCCCTTTCTTACAAGAACTgctataaaagagaaaaaataatttctctgtTTCTTGTTTTCGTGCGTCATAAAATCATCATGATGCTGTAAACTTTGCAAGCAAGTTTGTAATTTGGAATGATCTTTTAACACAAATGGCTTCAATGATTTGGTCATGTGATCAATCAAGTCCTTTTATGAGAAAACACAAAGAAGAGACTTTAAGACCTAAAGCTGAACATGACTCATATATTACATATGCCATAGTTTTCGATGCGCGCCGCTCTCCCTTAACATTTATATGAGAAGTTGACTACTAAACACATTAGTTTGCTGTGTAGGTCTCGCCTGCATTGACGTACTAATCTCTGTGGAGATTCGGCTTGGAATGATTCACCGAATCTCGGGACAGTCcttcaatatttacatgtacgtcTGGAAATTCAGCCCTACCTTAGATCAATTGTCacagttaattaaaatcaagaTTCTTTTGTGGTATTCCTGCAGTGATTACTGCTTCAGTGTTACATTTTGAACCTTAttctataaaatttttatttcttatccTAACAGTGATTTTTCCCTAATTTACACAGCTGGCTAATTTGTTTTGAATCTCTATTATGCTCTTCATCATCGGGAGGCTTGAAGCTGATGCTCAGTAGTACACATTGATGCAAGTTGTCAAATGACTTTAATTGAACTCTTTAGTTTGAAAAAGGTACAAAAATGATAGATTGAATGGAAGCAAATAAGCTGGATCGAGAAATTGTTGGAATAAACCtttcaaatcaattgatttagATATTTGAAAAGAAGAATGTTTTGTGTGCAAAACTGAAGCAGGCAAGCTGCATGAATATCTCGATTTTTACAGCGACACTTGACCTAAGGCATAGGCGAATTTCCATACATAAATTGGGTGATGGCGTCAGTCCAAATATCTAGCCGAGCCGAATCTCCACAGGGATTTTGGACATACATCTTGTGTTGTTTACCATTGTTAATtagatttgataaaattatcagATAAACGCAGGCacagtaccgtcaacgcggatcccatatttaccccccccccccccccccctgcggTTAGTTAATCCTTTCCGTGTTACACCATCGCAGTTAATTCCTTGCGGTTCTCACTGCAGCCATTTCAAACCGCGGCGGTGTGACCTTccgttaaataatttttacctGTGTGCTGCAAGACAGTATAACAGCCTGCTGTTAGTAAAGATCGGTCCCGGTATTGtcagtattttaattaaaatgataaaagataaaaaaataaaatcacccTGTTGCAATTTTCAATAGTTATAACtattgatgtttaaaaaagaaagttatatctgtttatttttctttttacacgAGTTATATCTTAACATACTTGAtatataaaactgttttaataatAAGTACGTTCTTTTTTGATTACTTTATCAGAATGATTTGATTTGTAAGAATTAAAATTGTGTTATCAACTCGGGGCATGTTTTAGGCACAATTTCTCAATGCTCAAGTCAGCTTTAGCCTATCCCTCGACGGCACGTGCTACACGATTTTAATTTACCTTCGATCAACGGCCTGTACAACACTGTTCCTTTTGAGGGTCTTCCACTTTTTCTTACAATAAGCCAGAAGACGAAGATTTAAAGTGTATTATTGTAGACTGTCCAGTTTGGTATCTCATTCATCaagttaaaaatttgttgggGAAATTAGTTTTTAAGAAAAGCGATACTTTTCAAGTGTCcacaaaattgaaacattttgaaGTTGTACGCATGGATGAGGTTTGTCAATCACAAAACACAAGAAATGATCGCGATTTATAATATACACAAAAGAGGAAATGTATACATCAATAAGTttgcatttgattttttaaaatataattcgaGATGTATGCATTAAATTAAATGTACGGCAGTGTTGTTTCGATGAGCTACCTAACCGCGGGGGTATGCAGTTTTACCTGAGATACCTGCTTTAAACCACATTGAATTTTGGACCGCAGGGGTGCAcggaaaatacgggatccgcgttgacggtactgtatATGACTGTGCAATGGAAGATTAAAAACATCAGAAATAAAAGTCAATGCAATAAGTTTATAAAGAATATGCAcgttaaaccaaaaaaaattgtgcaaacATTACAGCAACAAATGAATATAGCATGTCAGACATGAGGTTTAGGACTGCAGTCAGTTGTAATTAaatcaaaggatttatatacTGGGTTTTTCAAAGTCCTTTACAGCTTActatgtaaaatacatttttatctcGGTAACTGAATAGCAGGTTTACTATTAGATACTCACATTGTTTGGTGAGTAACTGCATGGTTAACCTAGTACACATTTGGTCATTTACAACACTACAATTTAACATATTAATGCACTTGATCATTCCTACAGCACAtctcaacaaaataaaatttaccttCAAACTGTATGTCCCTTAAATTTTTTCCAGCAAATTTGGAAACACTGTTAGTCTCTTGCATCAGCATGAGTTTTGATATTTCAATTCTTTCTATCATTCCAGATGTGGCTCTGTAATGAATTGCATGGACTTTTTGCGTATGCCCTAAATGCTGACAAAGCCACTTCATTTCATGATCTTGAAGGCCAATCacctaaaaagtaaaaaaatataatctttACAAAAATAAGAGAGACTTGTTACTTAAAGTGGGCATGGTCAAAAACTGATTTTCAGATTGCTTTAAGACACATCTAATCATcatccaaaatttgagtgtcagtcatTGATATATAAGCAacacagagctcacaattcaatgtatataaaaaaaaattcagctcttttgatttaatttgagtGCTGAATAGATGAAAGATTGATCACTTTAAATGCCTTatgaaagcattgtaaacaataacatattttcaataaaaactaTATTGAGTAAAACCTTTTAAATTGAATGTAAACTGGATGTTGCTCTAACCTCAAACTACAGATTTGAAAATCAAAGATATAATACCAAATAACAAGTAAATGTTATTTCACAAGACTTTGAGAAATGTTGAATCTTAAATTGAGGGAAGAACCACTCAGATATGCAAAAGTTTATATGCTATTCTGTATATATACAACACATTTTTTGTTTGCACTACAATGCACATTTACCTGAGCGATGGTCGCACAGTGTTTTCTCAAGTTAGTGCAGTAGATAAGATGTGGAGATCTCAAATTAGCTTTTTCTTTGATGTCATCTAGGGCCTCACCCGCCTTCACAACACCATTTActacaaaaaagttattattgAATAAAAGAGAACAAGAGCTCTGTAAACAGAGCATAAGCTTGTGAAGTGTTATCATTTAAAGTATAATTTCTACTTAGCCTTTGAGGTGTGGACATGCACAAGCGATGCTAATTCCCCTCTGTAACAAGCTAGTGAGCAGAAAGCAAGAGCACCACAAAGCGAAGCATCCCCTCGCaacatgaattttgtttttagcttAAGTTTGGACACACCAAACAGTAGTGGTAATATATATCCTCTAGGAATAAGGAGTTAATGAAATTACTTTAACATAATATCACTTGCCTCTATAATCTTTAGGCTATTTGGAATGATATGCAGTGTAGTACACACCTTCTcctcaaaatcaaaatatctttagGTGTATCCTAAGTTACATCAGCAAAGGGCAGTGACACATGCAAAGTACGAGTGTGAATTTATATTGGCTTTTACCAATTTAACTATGGATACACgaaatagatatttaaaaactgttttgtaTCATAGtttactcaaaaagtttacatttGGACACAATATTTTCtaataattattctttattaaattaaacaactGAACTCCAATGAGATAAAAGTTCAAGTCatacgattaaaatatttcCTGCTGTGCCATGCAAATTTTGCATTGTTTTGTTGGCAGTC encodes:
- the LOC128173966 gene encoding uncharacterized protein LOC128173966 translates to MSTPQRLINGVVKAGEALDDIKEKANLRSPHLIYCTNLRKHCATIAQVIGLQDHEMKWLCQHLGHTQKVHAIHYRATSGMIERIEISKLMLMQETNSVSKFAGKNLRDIQFEDILGDSDTTNDSNDLVDTNDESNDHVDALDATSENPIVSVLDNDFGRRSTNKVTRVQWSKDEEQELREYLSEYIGKKCPGMKACKYAIEQSKKNGGKIQYRKWDTIKKKVVRMNPL